The DNA window GCCCGGCACGCCGGACCCGCACATGCTCTTCGACCACGAGGTCCGGGCGCAGTGGGTGGACCGGATCCCCGCGGTCATCCACCTGGACGGCACCGCGCGCCTCCAGACGGTCGGCCCGGCGGACGACGACCTGCTCTTCGCCGTCCTGTCCGCCTACCGGCGGCTCAGCGGGGTCCCCGTGCTGTGCAACACCAGCGCCAACCTCAACGGGCACGGCTTCTTCCCCGACGTGGCGTCCGCCGCCGAGTGGGGCAGGGTCGCCCGGATCTGGAGCGACGGGACGCTCTACCAGCGGACCGACGGCTGAGCCGAGGCATGGCACCGGAAGCACACCGCGGCCCGGCCGCCCGGGACGCGGCCGCGTCGCTCGTCGCCGTCCTGCCCCGGATCAGGGAGCTGCACGGCCGGACCGTGGTCGTGGTGGCCGGGCACCACGTGCTCGCCGACGACGCGCTGCGGCACGCGTTCTGCGGTGACATCGGGTTCCTGCGGTACAGCGGGGTGCGCACCGTCGTGGTGCACGACGGCGGCCCTCACCTCCCGGCCTGGCTGGACGAGGGCCCGGCCGCGCTGCGCACCCATGTCGCCGGCTCCGTGCAGCGGCGACTGGTGCAGAGCCTCAACGAGCACACCACGCTGGCGGTCGGCCTCACGGGCGAGGACGGCCGCACGCTGGAGGCGGGCGAGGGGCAGGACGTACGGGTCGATCCCGGGGTGCTCCGCGTGTTCCTCGACAGCGGCCGGATCCCGGTGGTGTCGAGCATCGCCTACGGCGCGGAGGGCGGCATCCGCCACCTCGCGGCGACATCGGCCGCCACCGCCCTCGCAGCGGCCCTCGAGGCCACCCTGGTGCTCCCGGCCGGAGCCGCGGAGGCGGCCCCGGCGTCCGCGAGCGTGGTCGACATGGCCGTGCCGCACGCCGTGCTGCGGCACCTCCACCGCCTCTGACCACGGGCCCACCGCGTGCGGACCGGGCCTAGGCCCGGTCCGCGCGGCGCAGGAGCAGGGTGACGAAGCCGAGCGTGCCCCGGTAGCCGTGGAGCCAGGCCGTGCGGTGTGCGGCCGCGGTCTCCAGGGCCTGGGCGTGGTCCGGGTGCTCCGGGTGGTCGAGGGCCCAGCGGGAGAGCGAGCCGGTCCAGGACCACTCGTAGTCGTCCCACTCCTGGAGGGTGCTGATGTGCCCGTGCAGCGGCACCCAGCCGGCGGCCGTGACGCGGTCGACCGTCGTCGCGAGGTCCTCGTAGTCATCGGCGGCGAATCCGGCGTCGAGGATCGAGCGGCCCGGCTCACGCTCCCAGAAGCCGTCGCCGAGGAGGACGCTGCCGCCCGGGGCGAGGTGGCCTTCGGCGGCCTTCAGGGTGGGCAGGAGGCCGCCGAAGGCGTGCGCGGCACCGATGCTCAGCACCAGGCCGTACCGGTGCGGGGAATCGAAGTGCGCGGCGTCCTGGGCGTGGAAGGCGATCCGGTCGGCGAGCCCCGCGTCCTCCACGGCGCGGCGTGCGGCGGCGACGGCCTGCGCGTCGCTGTCCACGCCGTCGGCACGGAGGTCCGGGCGGGCGGCCAGCGCGCGCGTCAGCCACGTGCCCGATCCGCACCCGAGGTCGAGCAACCGGGCGCCGGTGCCCGGCAGGGCCCGGTCGAGGAGGGAGCGTACGGACGCGTCGCTCAGCGGGGCGGCGACGGGATGGTCGGTGTGGGCGAGGGAGCTGATCTGTCGGCGGTCCATGGCGCCAGCCTGCCGCCCCGCCCGCGCCACGTCCCGCGAAACGCCCCGATGCGTCCGACCGGGCGACCCGATCGTGGTGTGACCCGTGTGGGTGCGGATCCAGGGGGTAGGCCCGGGACGGACGACGAAATGATGATGGGCGGTCGCATGCGAAGCGTGGGAGTCGAAGAAGAGCTGCTGCTGGTGGACACGGACACCGGGGAGCCGCTGGCGGTGGCGGGAGCCGTGCTCGCCGCGGCGGACCGGGCCGCCGGAGGGGCCGACGAGGAGAACGGGAAGGAGGCCGGCCACACCTTCGAGGCGGAGCTCAAGGAGGAGCAGGTCGAGTTCGCCACCAAGCCGGTGACGGAGATGGGCGAGCTGCGGGACGAGATCGTCCGGTGGCGCGCCGAGGCCGCCAGGCATGCCGCCGTGGCCGGCGCGGCCGTGGCCGCCGTCGCCACCTCCCCGCTGGCCGTGCGGCCCTCGATGTCCCCGGGGCGGCGCTACGCGTGGGTGGCGCGGCAGTTCGGCATGACCGCCCAGGAGCAGCTGACCTGCGGCTGCCACGTCCACGTGTCCGTCGATTCGGACGAGGAGGGCGTCGGCGTACTGGACCGCATCCGGCCCTGGCTCCCCGTACTGACCGCGATCAGCGCGAACTCGCCGTTCTGGCAGGGGGAGGACACCCTCTACGGCAGCTACCGGAGCCGGGTGTGGAACAGGCTGCCCTCGGCCGGCCCGGTGGACGTGTTCGGCTCCGCGGACCGCTACCACGCGGAGGTCCGGGCCATGGTGGACTCGGGGGTGCTCCGCGACCGGGGGATGCTCTGGTTCGACGCACGGCTGTCCGCCTCCTACCCCACCGTGGAGATCAGAGTGGCGGACGTGTGCCTCGACGCGTCCACCCCCGTCCTGCTCGCCGCCCTCGTGCGGGGCCTGGTGGAGACCGCGGCCCGGGCCTGGCAGGCCGGCGAGCCCCCCGCGCGGGTCAGCACGGGCCTGCTCCGGCTGGCGTCCTGGCAGGCGGGCCGGTCCGGACTCGACGGCCCGCTGCTGCACCCGCACACGCTCCGGGAGACCTCCCCCGAAGAGGCGCTCGAAG is part of the Streptomyces subrutilus genome and encodes:
- a CDS encoding SAM-dependent methyltransferase → MDRRQISSLAHTDHPVAAPLSDASVRSLLDRALPGTGARLLDLGCGSGTWLTRALAARPDLRADGVDSDAQAVAAARRAVEDAGLADRIAFHAQDAAHFDSPHRYGLVLSIGAAHAFGGLLPTLKAAEGHLAPGGSVLLGDGFWEREPGRSILDAGFAADDYEDLATTVDRVTAAGWVPLHGHISTLQEWDDYEWSWTGSLSRWALDHPEHPDHAQALETAAAHRTAWLHGYRGTLGFVTLLLRRADRA
- a CDS encoding glutamate--cysteine ligase; amino-acid sequence: MRSVGVEEELLLVDTDTGEPLAVAGAVLAAADRAAGGADEENGKEAGHTFEAELKEEQVEFATKPVTEMGELRDEIVRWRAEAARHAAVAGAAVAAVATSPLAVRPSMSPGRRYAWVARQFGMTAQEQLTCGCHVHVSVDSDEEGVGVLDRIRPWLPVLTAISANSPFWQGEDTLYGSYRSRVWNRLPSAGPVDVFGSADRYHAEVRAMVDSGVLRDRGMLWFDARLSASYPTVEIRVADVCLDASTPVLLAALVRGLVETAARAWQAGEPPARVSTGLLRLASWQAGRSGLDGPLLHPHTLRETSPEEALEALYGHVADALADSGDEELVRAGIARLLEHGNGARVQRDLLRSQGDLASVVRHCARRTIADAHGDLPGR